One genomic window of Pseudomonadota bacterium includes the following:
- a CDS encoding ABC transporter permease produces the protein MLRFLARRLILALLVALTVLTVSFALTRLSGDLAIAIAGANATAEDLAMVREQYGLNRPLPLQFADWARRAATGDLGQSYFYKGSVAGLIGERLPITLTLGLVGLAIALSTALPLGILAAMRENTAVDRAIGLVALLGQAMPSFVLGLTLMIFLGLKLQWLPISGTGTWQHYVMPGVVLAFTAIPALLRLTRTGMIEALSADYIRTARANGIGRASIVLKHALRNAAMPVVSIAAVQLGFMLGGSIVIEVVFALHGVGYLGWESITKNDFPVVQAVVLLLASIYILLTLLADILNAVLDPRLRTA, from the coding sequence ATGCTGCGCTTCCTCGCACGACGGCTGATTCTGGCGCTGTTGGTGGCGCTGACGGTGCTGACCGTCAGCTTCGCCTTGACGCGGTTGTCGGGCGATCTTGCCATCGCCATCGCCGGCGCCAATGCCACGGCGGAAGACCTGGCGATGGTGCGTGAGCAATACGGGCTCAATCGGCCTTTGCCGCTGCAGTTCGCCGATTGGGCGAGGCGGGCGGCCACCGGCGATCTCGGACAGTCCTATTTCTACAAGGGCAGCGTCGCCGGCCTGATCGGCGAGCGCCTGCCGATCACGCTGACCTTGGGCCTGGTCGGGCTGGCGATCGCGCTTTCGACCGCCCTCCCCTTGGGAATTCTGGCTGCCATGCGCGAGAACACCGCGGTCGACCGCGCCATCGGTCTGGTGGCGCTCTTGGGCCAGGCGATGCCGAGCTTCGTCCTTGGCCTCACCTTGATGATCTTCCTCGGCCTCAAGCTGCAATGGCTGCCGATCTCCGGGACCGGCACCTGGCAGCATTACGTCATGCCGGGCGTGGTGCTGGCCTTCACCGCCATTCCCGCGCTCCTGCGCCTGACCCGCACCGGCATGATCGAGGCCCTGTCCGCGGACTACATCCGCACCGCGCGCGCCAACGGCATCGGGCGGGCCAGCATCGTGCTGAAGCACGCGCTCCGCAACGCGGCCATGCCGGTGGTCTCGATTGCCGCCGTGCAGCTCGGCTTCATGCTCGGCGGGTCGATCGTCATCGAAGTGGTATTCGCTCTGCACGGGGTGGGCTATCTCGGCTGGGAATCGATCACCAAGAACGATTTCCCGGTGGTGCAGGCGGTCGTGCTGCTGCTTGCCAGCATCTACATCCTGTTGACCTTGCTGGCCGACATCCTGAACGCGGTCCTCGACCCCAGGCTGCGCACGGCATGA
- a CDS encoding ABC transporter ATP-binding protein: MTAVLDVSELSITFGGRVAAVRGASLAIERGETLGLVGESGCGKSVSALAVMNLLARGAERKAGHIRFHDTDLLGLSERQMARIRGDRVSMIFQEPMTSLNPAYTVGSQMAEVLRRHRGAGRAQALDRAALLLERVGITAPGLRLGQYPHQLSGGLRQRVMIAMALMCEPELLIADEPTTALDVTMQAQILRLLIGLQRELGLAVLLITHDLGVVARACDRVSVMYAGEIVESGSVAAVFANPTHPYTRGLMECVPAPGKRHREERLGSIPGVVPRIPPGFLGCGFRDRCSEAVAACALSAPRRQAGPEHAYVCRLDPGWEIASPAAFAGNQPAPAARKSNRPAGEPPAIELKAATRAFRIGGGVLQPSRSLIAVDEVSLSVAAGGVLGIVGESGCGKSTLARLMLGLLPPSAGEVLVEGRVLTAMDRRERARIIQPVFQDPFGSLNPRRRVRDIVALPLTAQGEMPGKAVLDRVEEMLGRVGLPGDMAERYPRELSGGQRQRVAIARALVLRPRIVICDEPTSALDVSVQAQILNLLADLRQDLGLTYVFISHNLAVVEHIATEVAVMYLGRIVERRPVDALFRSPRHPYTKALLASVLTPEPGLGIPDMRLGETYPDPANPPSGCRFHPRCAIAIERCRTESPLLRPSGGGLAACHLAEA, from the coding sequence ATGACCGCCGTTCTCGACGTAAGCGAGCTTTCGATCACCTTTGGCGGCCGCGTCGCCGCCGTCCGCGGCGCCTCGCTCGCCATCGAGCGGGGAGAGACGCTGGGCCTCGTGGGCGAGTCCGGCTGCGGCAAGTCGGTCTCGGCCCTGGCGGTGATGAACCTGTTGGCCCGGGGTGCCGAGCGCAAGGCCGGCCATATCCGTTTCCACGACACCGACCTCCTCGGCCTTTCCGAGCGGCAGATGGCCCGCATCCGCGGCGACCGGGTGTCGATGATCTTCCAGGAGCCGATGACCAGCCTCAACCCGGCCTACACCGTCGGCTCGCAGATGGCCGAGGTGCTGCGCCGGCACCGCGGCGCCGGACGGGCCCAGGCGCTGGATCGCGCCGCCCTGCTCCTGGAGCGGGTCGGCATCACCGCGCCCGGACTGCGCCTCGGCCAATATCCCCATCAGCTCTCCGGCGGGCTGCGCCAGCGGGTGATGATCGCTATGGCGCTCATGTGCGAGCCCGAGCTGTTGATCGCCGACGAGCCGACGACGGCGCTCGACGTCACCATGCAGGCGCAGATCCTGCGTCTCTTGATCGGGCTCCAGCGCGAGCTCGGTCTGGCGGTCCTGCTCATCACCCATGATCTGGGCGTGGTCGCCCGGGCCTGCGACCGGGTCTCGGTCATGTACGCGGGCGAGATCGTCGAGAGCGGCTCGGTCGCTGCGGTCTTCGCCAATCCGACCCACCCCTACACCCGCGGGCTCATGGAATGCGTCCCGGCTCCGGGCAAACGCCACCGCGAGGAGCGGCTCGGCAGCATTCCGGGCGTGGTGCCGCGCATACCACCCGGCTTTCTCGGCTGCGGGTTCCGCGACCGCTGCAGCGAGGCGGTTGCCGCCTGCGCCCTCTCAGCGCCCAGAAGGCAAGCCGGGCCGGAACACGCCTATGTCTGCCGGCTCGATCCGGGATGGGAGATAGCGTCGCCCGCTGCCTTCGCCGGCAACCAGCCGGCGCCCGCCGCCCGCAAGTCAAACCGGCCGGCCGGGGAACCACCCGCGATCGAGCTCAAAGCCGCCACGCGCGCCTTCCGCATCGGCGGCGGCGTGCTGCAGCCGAGCCGAAGCCTGATCGCCGTCGACGAGGTGAGCCTCTCGGTCGCTGCCGGCGGCGTGCTCGGCATCGTCGGCGAGTCCGGCTGCGGCAAGTCGACCCTGGCGCGCCTCATGCTGGGACTGCTGCCGCCCAGCGCCGGCGAGGTGCTGGTCGAGGGGCGCGTGCTCACGGCGATGGACCGGCGCGAGCGGGCGCGCATCATCCAGCCGGTGTTCCAGGACCCCTTCGGCTCGCTCAATCCCCGAAGGCGCGTGCGCGATATCGTGGCGCTGCCGCTGACCGCCCAGGGCGAGATGCCGGGGAAAGCCGTGCTCGACCGGGTCGAGGAAATGCTGGGCCGCGTCGGCCTCCCCGGCGACATGGCCGAGCGCTATCCGCGCGAGCTTTCCGGCGGCCAGCGCCAGCGCGTCGCCATCGCCCGGGCGCTGGTCTTGCGGCCGCGCATCGTCATCTGCGACGAGCCGACCTCGGCCTTGGACGTGTCGGTGCAGGCGCAGATCCTGAACCTGCTCGCCGATCTCCGCCAGGATCTCGGTCTGACTTATGTGTTCATCAGCCACAATTTGGCGGTGGTCGAGCACATCGCTACCGAGGTTGCGGTCATGTATCTCGGGAGGATCGTCGAGCGACGCCCGGTGGACGCCCTCTTCCGCTCGCCCCGGCATCCCTACACCAAGGCGCTGCTCGCCTCGGTGCTGACGCCGGAGCCGGGACTCGGCATCCCCGATATGCGGCTGGGAGAAACCTATCCGGACCCGGCCAATCCGCCCTCCGGTTGCCGCTTCCATCCCCGCTGCGCCATCGCCATCGAGCGCTGCCGCACGGAGTCGCCCCTGCTCAGACCATCCGGCGGCGGCTTGGCCGCCTGCCATTTGGCCGAGGCGTAG
- a CDS encoding PAS domain-containing protein, translating to MSGTLGIAIQPLRVADSNAEAVRLTEYWSARCEGRAMPARRDLDVVEMRDWLGRLSLYEVLGDGDMWCRLRGSTMCTIPVPGHDSDGVLVSRTQPHSFAEMGLRHYAETHALAEPTCYRIELSFDGLTYRYDRLALPLASDGVLRPMVMTFIKCDVRRARAFWERYQEAGLALTS from the coding sequence ATGAGCGGAACACTGGGCATCGCCATCCAACCCTTGAGGGTGGCCGATTCGAACGCCGAAGCGGTGCGCTTGACCGAATACTGGAGTGCGCGCTGCGAGGGCCGGGCCATGCCGGCGAGGCGCGATCTCGACGTGGTTGAGATGCGCGATTGGCTCGGCCGTCTCAGCCTTTATGAGGTGCTCGGCGACGGCGACATGTGGTGTCGGCTCCGTGGCAGCACCATGTGCACCATCCCGGTGCCCGGCCATGACAGCGACGGCGTCCTGGTGAGCCGGACCCAGCCCCATTCCTTCGCCGAAATGGGCCTCCGCCATTACGCCGAAACCCATGCGCTGGCGGAGCCGACCTGCTATCGCATCGAGCTCAGCTTCGACGGCCTCACCTACCGCTACGACCGCCTCGCCTTGCCGCTGGCCAGCGACGGTGTGCTGCGCCCGATGGTCATGACTTTCATCAAATGCGACGTGCGCCGGGCGCGCGCCTTCTGGGAGCGCTATCAGGAAGCCGGATTGGCGCTGACGAGTTAG
- a CDS encoding carbohydrate ABC transporter permease — translation MVTSAFKAEPEIQAIPIHWLPHDFQGLERFREAAEFAPLWHYFANSSLFSLVHVAVTVFFGALAGFGFAKYRFPGRTFLFFFVISTLMIPFQVLVVPLFIEVKAFGWENSYPGLIIPGMMNAFGVFMMRQYASELPDELLESARIDGAAEFHIFLRIVLPLLKPALISLAIIVFIWSWGAFLWPLVIVQDRELNVLAVGLTNYTVPYQRAPMWGAEMAASTIATLPIACLFVFLQRYFIKGLTAAALKG, via the coding sequence ATGGTGACCTCGGCCTTCAAGGCCGAGCCGGAGATCCAGGCGATCCCCATTCACTGGCTGCCGCACGACTTCCAGGGGCTGGAGCGCTTCCGCGAGGCCGCCGAGTTCGCGCCGCTCTGGCACTACTTTGCCAACAGCTCGCTGTTCTCCCTCGTCCATGTCGCGGTGACCGTGTTCTTCGGCGCGCTCGCCGGATTCGGCTTCGCCAAATACCGGTTTCCCGGCCGCACATTCCTGTTCTTCTTCGTCATCTCCACCTTGATGATCCCGTTCCAGGTGCTGGTGGTGCCGCTATTCATCGAAGTGAAGGCGTTCGGCTGGGAGAACAGCTATCCAGGCCTGATCATCCCCGGCATGATGAACGCCTTCGGCGTGTTCATGATGCGCCAATACGCCTCCGAACTCCCGGACGAGCTCCTGGAATCGGCGCGGATCGACGGCGCCGCCGAGTTCCACATCTTCCTCCGGATCGTGCTGCCGCTGCTCAAGCCGGCGCTGATCAGCCTCGCCATCATCGTTTTCATCTGGTCTTGGGGCGCGTTTCTGTGGCCGTTGGTCATCGTCCAGGACCGGGAGCTGAACGTGCTCGCGGTCGGTCTCACCAACTACACCGTCCCCTATCAGCGGGCGCCGATGTGGGGTGCGGAGATGGCGGCCTCGACCATCGCCACGCTGCCCATCGCCTGCCTGTTCGTGTTCCTGCAGCGCTACTTCATCAAGGGCTTGACCGCCGCCGCCTTGAAGGGATGA
- a CDS encoding ABC transporter substrate-binding protein produces the protein MTNRSRLIGILMATAAGLFAGAAQAGKANDTLTVVWRDAIPNVDPYYNSLRTGIIFQQHTMDALVYRDPDSFQIKPLLATSWKQVDEDKLEFELRKGVKFPNGDPFSADDVVYTLNLISSPEGKVSVPSNYSWIRNAEKIDDNHVRINLKKPTPAALEFFSMITPIYPKAYREKVGAEGFSKAPMGVGPYKTVKVDGVKQIDLVRFDEYYEGSPKGRAKIGKVSIVEVADSATELAEILGGRADWIWNYNADQFENIGRVPTLQAIRSESMRVNYLQMDAAGRSGANNPFTNVKVRQAVLYAVDRETFAKQMVQGDSKPLDAPCYTSQFGCLQEMAVKYRYDPAKAKQLLAEAGYPNGFETELVSYSLDTWIAAVQNYLGAVGIKAKVSQLQVGAVIQRLEKGDVPINIGSWGSNSVNDVSAIFPVYYGGGTFDFAHDAEAQKLVEQGGSTNDVEARKRAYGALIKRVTEQAYWTALATDVKYYAVSKDLNFKPDRDEMPRWFVSSWK, from the coding sequence ATGACAAATCGCTCAAGGCTGATCGGCATTCTCATGGCGACGGCGGCGGGGCTGTTCGCCGGCGCGGCTCAAGCCGGGAAGGCGAACGACACGCTGACCGTGGTCTGGCGCGACGCCATTCCCAACGTCGATCCCTACTACAACTCGCTCAGGACCGGGATTATTTTCCAGCAGCACACCATGGACGCGCTGGTCTATCGCGATCCCGACAGCTTCCAGATCAAGCCGCTGCTCGCCACCTCCTGGAAGCAGGTGGACGAGGACAAGCTCGAGTTCGAGCTCCGCAAGGGGGTAAAATTTCCCAACGGCGATCCGTTCTCGGCCGATGACGTGGTCTACACCTTGAACCTGATTTCCTCGCCCGAGGGCAAGGTTTCGGTGCCGAGCAACTATTCGTGGATCCGCAACGCCGAGAAGATCGACGACAATCATGTCCGCATCAATTTGAAGAAGCCGACGCCGGCGGCGCTGGAATTCTTCTCGATGATCACCCCGATCTATCCCAAGGCCTATCGCGAGAAGGTCGGCGCGGAAGGCTTCTCGAAGGCGCCGATGGGCGTCGGGCCGTACAAGACCGTCAAGGTCGACGGGGTGAAGCAGATCGACCTTGTCCGCTTCGATGAGTACTACGAAGGCAGCCCGAAGGGCCGTGCCAAGATCGGCAAGGTCTCCATCGTCGAGGTCGCGGACTCGGCGACGGAGCTCGCCGAGATTTTGGGCGGCCGCGCCGATTGGATCTGGAACTACAACGCCGACCAGTTCGAGAACATCGGCCGGGTGCCGACCTTGCAGGCGATCCGCTCGGAGTCGATGCGGGTCAACTACCTGCAGATGGACGCCGCCGGCCGCAGCGGCGCCAACAATCCCTTCACCAACGTGAAGGTCCGCCAGGCGGTGCTCTACGCCGTCGACCGCGAGACCTTCGCCAAGCAGATGGTGCAGGGCGACTCGAAGCCGCTGGACGCGCCTTGCTACACTTCGCAGTTCGGCTGCTTGCAGGAGATGGCGGTCAAATACCGCTACGACCCGGCCAAGGCGAAGCAGCTCCTGGCGGAAGCAGGGTATCCCAACGGCTTCGAGACCGAGCTCGTCAGCTACTCCTTGGATACCTGGATCGCCGCGGTGCAGAACTATCTGGGAGCGGTCGGCATCAAGGCCAAGGTCAGCCAGCTTCAGGTCGGCGCAGTCATCCAGCGCCTGGAGAAGGGCGATGTGCCGATCAATATCGGGAGCTGGGGCTCGAACTCCGTCAACGACGTGTCGGCGATCTTCCCGGTCTATTACGGCGGCGGCACCTTCGACTTTGCCCACGACGCGGAGGCGCAGAAGCTGGTGGAGCAGGGCGGATCGACCAACGATGTGGAAGCCCGCAAGCGCGCCTATGGCGCCTTGATCAAGCGGGTGACCGAGCAGGCCTATTGGACGGCGCTGGCGACCGACGTCAAATATTACGCGGTCTCCAAGGACCTCAACTTCAAGCCCGACCGGGACGAGATGCCGCGCTGGTTCGTGTCGAGCTGGAAATAA
- a CDS encoding sugar ABC transporter permease — translation MSRKGRRPLDHKWWGLVFVLPVVVFFALFSVFPVLFGFYLSLTDYDLLNPPEWVGLDNFRNLLDDKLFLRALANTLVFVAGSTVPVWVLSLLAALLFDQAFRGRVVLQAVFILPILPPVVVVAVVWRMLLHPNGIATWIAGSFHGISEIRWLADTVLAPLAMIAVHDWAVIPFFALIWLAGLAGIAPELHEAARIDGATAVETFWHVDLPQLRSTAVLVAALSTINSFQTFTLQYVLAPDPGGPANSTLVLALLVLKYGFQYFRMGDAAAVSVVMFAIILALTAVQLWFNRRVN, via the coding sequence ATGTCCCGGAAAGGACGAAGACCGCTCGACCATAAATGGTGGGGCCTGGTCTTCGTCCTCCCGGTGGTGGTGTTCTTCGCGCTGTTCAGTGTCTTTCCGGTGCTGTTCGGCTTCTATCTGAGCCTGACCGACTACGACCTCCTGAATCCGCCGGAATGGGTCGGGCTCGATAATTTCCGCAATCTCCTCGACGACAAGCTGTTCCTGAGGGCGCTCGCCAATACGCTCGTCTTCGTCGCCGGCAGCACCGTCCCGGTCTGGGTCCTCTCGCTCTTGGCGGCGCTCCTGTTCGATCAGGCGTTCCGCGGCCGCGTGGTTCTCCAGGCGGTCTTCATCCTGCCGATCCTGCCGCCGGTCGTCGTGGTGGCGGTGGTCTGGCGCATGCTGCTGCATCCCAACGGCATCGCCACCTGGATCGCCGGGTCGTTTCACGGCATCAGCGAGATCCGATGGCTCGCCGACACGGTGCTGGCGCCCTTGGCGATGATCGCCGTGCATGATTGGGCGGTGATCCCATTCTTCGCGCTGATCTGGCTCGCCGGCCTCGCGGGCATCGCGCCGGAGCTGCACGAGGCAGCCCGCATCGACGGCGCGACGGCGGTCGAGACCTTCTGGCATGTCGATCTGCCGCAGCTGCGCTCGACCGCCGTGCTGGTGGCGGCGCTCAGCACCATCAACTCCTTCCAAACCTTCACCCTGCAATATGTGCTGGCACCCGATCCCGGCGGCCCGGCCAACTCGACCCTGGTGCTGGCGCTGCTCGTGCTGAAATACGGCTTTCAATACTTCCGCATGGGCGACGCCGCGGCGGTTTCGGTGGTCATGTTCGCGATCATCCTGGCACTGACCGCGGTGCAGCTCTGGTTCAACCGCCGTGTCAACTGA
- the coaD gene encoding pantetheine-phosphate adenylyltransferase: MSTERVGVYPGTFDPITNGHIDIIRRATRVCDRLIVAVAGNAGKGPLFSIGERVELVRDEIAAMANGEASRIEVKAFDNLLIKFAESVGAAFILRGLRAVSDFEYEFQLAGMNARLNTEIETVFLMSSESHQFISSRLVKEIGRLGGDVSPFVSPRVVERLAHRFALDAPGEQARAKQTPTYS; this comes from the coding sequence ATGAGCACCGAGCGCGTCGGCGTCTATCCCGGCACCTTCGATCCGATCACCAACGGCCATATAGACATCATCCGGCGCGCGACCCGGGTGTGCGACAGGCTGATCGTCGCGGTCGCCGGCAACGCCGGCAAGGGACCATTATTCTCCATCGGCGAGCGGGTCGAGCTGGTGCGCGACGAGATCGCCGCCATGGCCAATGGCGAGGCGAGCCGGATCGAGGTCAAGGCGTTCGACAACCTGCTGATCAAATTCGCGGAGTCGGTCGGCGCGGCCTTCATCCTCCGCGGTTTGCGTGCGGTCTCGGACTTCGAATACGAGTTTCAGTTGGCCGGCATGAACGCCAGGCTCAATACCGAGATCGAGACGGTGTTCCTCATGTCCTCGGAGAGCCACCAGTTCATCTCCTCGCGCCTGGTCAAGGAGATCGGCCGGCTGGGCGGCGATGTCAGCCCGTTCGTGAGCCCGCGCGTGGTCGAGCGCCTGGCGCACCGCTTCGCGCTCGATGCGCCGGGCGAGCAAGCCCGCGCCAAGCAGACGCCGACCTATAGCTGA
- a CDS encoding ABC transporter permease, producing MTDIPVTGIVLLPRSSRPALRNVGIVLGAVIVGCVAFMAVFAPLLAPHDPFVQDLTRRLVPPMWMLKGTPDHWLGTDQIGRDYLSRLIYGARISMLIGLLTVITSGIIGTSLGVLGGFFGGRVDEVVLFAITCRLATPLILVALTAVSLVGSSLTVVVLTLGLLLWDRFAVVARVTTMRVRTLDYISAARAAGCSTFYILTREVLPNIASHLAVVATLEMALAILLEAALSFLGLGVPPPLPSWGLMIAQAKDYMFFSPWVVMIPGSALFLLVLGINLLGDGLGHILGTDRR from the coding sequence ATGACCGACATTCCCGTCACCGGCATCGTCCTGCTGCCGCGAAGCAGCCGTCCAGCGCTGCGCAATGTCGGCATCGTCTTGGGCGCGGTCATCGTCGGCTGCGTGGCGTTCATGGCGGTGTTCGCCCCGCTGCTGGCACCCCACGACCCCTTCGTCCAGGACCTGACCCGGCGCCTGGTGCCGCCGATGTGGATGCTGAAGGGGACCCCCGACCATTGGCTCGGCACCGATCAGATCGGGCGCGACTATCTCTCCAGGCTCATCTACGGCGCGCGCATCTCCATGCTGATCGGGCTTTTGACGGTGATCACCTCGGGCATCATCGGCACCAGCCTGGGCGTGCTCGGGGGCTTCTTCGGCGGGCGCGTCGATGAGGTCGTTCTGTTCGCCATTACCTGCCGCTTGGCCACACCGCTCATCCTGGTGGCCCTGACCGCCGTCTCCCTCGTCGGCAGCTCCTTGACCGTGGTCGTGCTCACCCTCGGCCTCCTGCTCTGGGACCGCTTCGCCGTGGTGGCGCGGGTCACCACCATGCGCGTGCGCACTCTCGACTACATCAGCGCCGCCCGCGCCGCCGGCTGCTCGACTTTTTATATCCTGACGCGCGAAGTGCTGCCCAACATCGCCAGTCACCTCGCCGTCGTGGCGACGCTCGAGATGGCGCTCGCCATCCTGCTCGAAGCCGCCTTGTCCTTCCTCGGCCTCGGCGTGCCGCCGCCCTTGCCGTCATGGGGGCTGATGATCGCCCAGGCGAAGGATTACATGTTCTTCAGCCCCTGGGTCGTCATGATCCCCGGCTCGGCGCTCTTCTTGCTGGTGCTCGGCATCAACCTGCTCGGCGACGGCTTGGGTCACATCCTCGGCACGGATCGGCGGTAG
- the gyrA gene encoding DNA gyrase subunit A, with product MTTTPPLPPSDIAPVTIEEEMRRSYLDYAMSVIVARALPDVRDGLKPVHRRILYAMREGGYDWSKPYRKAAKVVGEVMGNFHPHGDLAIYDALVRMAQDFSMRLPLVDGQGNFGSMDGDPPAAMRYTEARLARSAEALLRDIDKETVDFQPTYDESGREPTVLPAEFPNLLVNGAGGIAVGMATNIPPHNLGEVIDACCAYVDNPGITIDELMQHVPGPDFPTGGIIMGKAGIVEAYRTGRGSIVMRSRTHMEEIRRERMAIIVTEVPFQQNKARLIERMAEVVNDKIIEGIAELRDESDRDGVRVVIELKRDAVEEVVLNQLYKFTPLQTSFGVNMLALNGGRPELMNLRDIVQAFVQFREQVITRRTIFELSKARERAHVLVGLAIAVANLDPVIQLIRKASDPAAARTELLARAWPAEEVAPMIRLIDDPERGIVDGTYRLSEAQARAILDLRLQRLTGLERDKIAIELGDIAKQITEYLTILGSQERLMGILRSELVAIKEQFATPRRTTLEDSLSDQDIEDLIQREDMVITVSHGGYIKRVPLSTYRAQRRGGRGRTGMATREEDFVSEVFVANTHTPVLFFTSRGIVFLLKVYKLPLGTPQSRGKAMVNILPLEAGEKISTVMPLPTDESAWSDLTIYFATSKGNVRRNALGDFTSVKANGKIAMKLEEEGERLIGVQPAREDQDVLLTTRNGKCIRFQVSDVRVFASRNSTGVRGIKLANGDEVISLSMLRHVDYAMEERAAYLRHAALLRRGAGNEAEPVDSDTVPPEVPTVQLSETRLAELGAADEFILTVSANGFGKRSSAYEYRITNRGGTGIANMELTDKTGPLVQSFPVGGTDQIMLVTNRGQLIRCPVDDIRIAGRKTQGVTLFKVEEGERVVSVSHLPDTGETNGNGEGAEETPSEPPPEGEGA from the coding sequence GTGACGACGACTCCTCCGCTGCCGCCTTCCGACATAGCGCCGGTCACCATCGAAGAGGAGATGCGCCGCTCGTATCTCGATTACGCCATGAGCGTGATCGTGGCGCGGGCGTTGCCCGATGTGCGCGACGGCTTGAAGCCGGTGCATCGACGCATCCTCTACGCCATGAGAGAGGGCGGCTACGACTGGTCGAAGCCCTATCGCAAGGCCGCCAAGGTGGTGGGCGAAGTCATGGGCAACTTCCATCCCCATGGCGACCTTGCGATCTACGACGCCCTCGTGCGCATGGCGCAGGACTTCTCCATGCGTCTGCCGCTCGTCGACGGCCAAGGCAATTTCGGCTCCATGGACGGCGATCCGCCGGCGGCGATGCGCTACACCGAAGCCAGATTGGCGCGTTCGGCGGAAGCGCTTTTGCGCGACATCGACAAGGAAACGGTCGATTTCCAGCCGACCTATGACGAGTCCGGCCGCGAGCCAACTGTCCTGCCGGCGGAGTTCCCGAACCTCCTGGTCAACGGCGCCGGCGGCATCGCCGTCGGCATGGCGACCAACATCCCGCCCCACAATCTGGGCGAGGTCATCGACGCCTGCTGCGCCTATGTCGACAATCCCGGGATCACGATCGATGAGCTGATGCAGCACGTGCCCGGCCCGGATTTCCCAACCGGCGGCATCATCATGGGCAAGGCCGGCATCGTTGAGGCCTACCGCACCGGCCGCGGCTCCATCGTCATGCGCTCGCGCACGCATATGGAGGAGATCCGCCGCGAGCGCATGGCGATCATCGTCACCGAGGTGCCGTTCCAGCAGAACAAGGCGCGGCTGATCGAGCGCATGGCCGAGGTGGTCAACGACAAGATCATCGAGGGCATCGCCGAGCTCCGGGACGAAAGCGACCGCGACGGCGTGCGCGTGGTGATCGAATTGAAGCGCGACGCGGTGGAAGAGGTGGTGCTGAACCAGCTCTACAAGTTCACGCCGCTGCAGACCTCGTTCGGTGTCAACATGCTGGCGCTCAACGGCGGACGGCCGGAGCTGATGAACCTCCGGGACATCGTCCAGGCCTTCGTGCAGTTCCGCGAGCAGGTCATCACCCGGCGTACCATCTTCGAGCTGAGCAAGGCGCGCGAGCGCGCCCATGTATTGGTCGGGCTTGCCATCGCGGTCGCCAATCTGGATCCGGTGATCCAGCTCATCCGCAAGGCCTCCGATCCGGCCGCCGCCCGCACCGAGCTCCTGGCCCGGGCCTGGCCGGCCGAGGAGGTGGCACCGATGATCCGGCTCATCGACGATCCCGAGCGCGGCATCGTCGACGGCACCTACCGGCTCTCCGAGGCGCAGGCGCGCGCCATCCTGGATCTGCGGCTGCAGCGGCTGACCGGGCTCGAGCGCGACAAGATCGCCATCGAGCTCGGCGACATCGCCAAGCAGATCACCGAATACCTGACCATACTCGGCTCCCAGGAGCGGCTGATGGGCATCCTTCGCTCCGAGCTGGTGGCGATCAAGGAGCAGTTCGCCACGCCGCGGCGCACTACGCTCGAGGATTCGCTCTCCGACCAGGATATCGAGGACCTGATCCAGCGTGAGGACATGGTCATCACCGTCAGCCATGGCGGCTACATCAAGCGGGTGCCGCTGTCCACATATCGCGCCCAGCGCCGCGGCGGCCGCGGCCGCACCGGCATGGCGACGCGGGAAGAGGATTTCGTCAGCGAGGTCTTCGTCGCCAATACCCACACGCCGGTGCTGTTCTTCACCTCGCGGGGCATCGTCTTCCTGCTCAAGGTCTACAAGCTGCCCCTGGGGACGCCGCAATCCCGCGGCAAGGCCATGGTGAACATCCTGCCCTTGGAAGCCGGAGAGAAGATCTCCACCGTGATGCCGCTGCCGACGGACGAATCCGCCTGGTCGGATCTCACGATCTATTTCGCCACCTCCAAGGGCAATGTGCGCCGCAACGCGCTCGGCGATTTCACCTCGGTCAAGGCCAACGGCAAGATCGCGATGAAGCTGGAGGAGGAAGGCGAGCGCCTGATCGGCGTGCAGCCGGCACGCGAGGATCAGGACGTGCTGCTGACCACGCGCAACGGCAAGTGCATCCGCTTCCAGGTGAGCGACGTGCGCGTGTTCGCGTCCCGCAACTCGACGGGCGTGCGCGGCATCAAATTGGCGAACGGCGATGAGGTGATTTCGCTCTCCATGCTGCGTCACGTCGACTATGCGATGGAAGAGCGCGCCGCCTATCTCAGGCATGCCGCGTTGCTCCGCCGCGGCGCCGGCAACGAGGCGGAGCCCGTGGACAGCGACACGGTGCCACCCGAGGTTCCGACCGTGCAGCTTTCCGAGACGCGGCTGGCCGAGCTCGGCGCGGCGGATGAGTTCATCCTCACGGTGAGCGCCAATGGCTTCGGCAAGCGCAGCTCCGCCTACGAGTACCGGATCACCAACCGCGGCGGCACGGGCATTGCCAATATGGAGCTGACCGACAAGACCGGGCCGCTGGTGCAGAGCTTCCCGGTGGGCGGCACCGACCAGATCATGCTGGTGACGAACCGCGGCCAGCTCATCCGCTGCCCGGTCGACGACATCCGCATCGCCGGGCGCAAGACCCAGGGCGTCACCCTCTTCAAGGTCGAGGAGGGCGAGCGGGTGGTTTCCGTCAGCCATCTGCCGGATACCGGTGAAACCAACGGCAACGGCGAGGGCGCGGAAGAGACTCCGTCCGAGCCGCCGCCGGAAGGAGAAGGCGCATGA